One genomic segment of Micromonospora sp. WMMC415 includes these proteins:
- a CDS encoding PAS domain-containing sensor histidine kinase → MSTLRDLAEEHTQLRPADIDHLHRIAGDWQLLSDLSFADLLLWVPVDGDGTFLCVAQVRPTTAPTAYQDDQVGRIIGGPEVAHLEVAYRQGRIWREGDPVWYGDVPARHEAIPVRLRTTEGEHGEVIAVVGRDTNLSTARTPSQLELNYLTTADDLAQMIADGTFPPPRHQGETTSAPRVGDGLVRLDASGKVTYASPNAQSAYRRLGHASHLVGEDLAALHRRLAADPLEGTDAANGVLAALRGEAPPRREIDARGATMLTRALPLMPAGVPIGALVLVRDVTEVRRRDRALMTKDATIREIHHRVKNNLQTVAALLRLQARRVAMPEARVALEESVRRVASIALVHETLSLSSDEAVEFDGIVDRVASAATEVAATESTVRMRRQGSFGVLPAEIATSLVMVLNELLLNAVEHGFPADEAAVGGPDGTVPAGGGTTAGPGEPAVAGEPAVPVVPSASATTDLPVPEVVVSAHRFRKMLHVSVADNGRGLPPDFDPERGGNLGLQIVRALVTGELRGTIELRNSASGGTEAMLVVPLSRGTGA, encoded by the coding sequence GTGTCCACGCTGCGCGACCTCGCCGAGGAGCACACCCAGCTCCGCCCGGCCGACATCGACCACCTGCACCGGATCGCGGGCGACTGGCAGTTGCTCTCCGACCTCTCCTTCGCCGACCTACTGCTCTGGGTGCCGGTGGACGGCGACGGGACGTTCCTCTGCGTGGCGCAGGTCCGGCCGACCACCGCGCCGACGGCGTACCAGGACGACCAGGTGGGCCGGATCATCGGCGGGCCCGAGGTGGCCCACCTGGAGGTCGCCTACCGCCAGGGCCGGATCTGGCGGGAGGGCGATCCGGTCTGGTACGGGGACGTCCCCGCCCGGCACGAGGCGATCCCGGTGCGGCTGCGGACCACCGAGGGGGAGCACGGCGAGGTGATCGCCGTGGTCGGGCGGGACACCAACCTGTCGACCGCGCGTACGCCCAGCCAGCTGGAGCTGAACTACCTGACCACCGCCGACGACCTCGCGCAGATGATCGCCGACGGGACCTTCCCGCCGCCCCGGCACCAGGGCGAGACCACGTCGGCGCCGCGGGTCGGTGACGGGCTGGTCCGGCTGGACGCGAGCGGCAAGGTCACGTACGCGAGCCCGAACGCGCAGTCGGCGTACCGCCGTCTGGGCCACGCCTCCCACCTGGTCGGCGAGGATCTCGCGGCGCTGCACCGCCGCCTCGCCGCCGACCCGCTGGAGGGCACCGACGCGGCCAACGGCGTCCTCGCGGCCCTGCGCGGCGAGGCCCCGCCGCGCCGCGAGATCGACGCGCGGGGGGCGACCATGCTGACGCGGGCGCTGCCGCTCATGCCCGCCGGGGTGCCGATCGGCGCGCTGGTGCTGGTCCGCGACGTCACCGAGGTCCGCCGCCGTGACCGCGCCCTGATGACGAAGGACGCCACCATCCGGGAGATCCACCACCGGGTGAAGAACAACCTGCAGACCGTCGCCGCGCTGCTGCGGCTCCAGGCGCGCCGGGTGGCCATGCCGGAGGCCCGGGTCGCCCTGGAGGAGTCGGTACGCCGGGTCGCCTCGATCGCGCTGGTGCACGAGACGCTCTCCCTGTCCAGCGACGAGGCGGTCGAGTTCGACGGGATCGTCGACCGGGTGGCCAGCGCGGCGACCGAGGTGGCGGCCACCGAGTCGACGGTCCGGATGCGCCGCCAGGGCAGCTTCGGCGTGCTCCCCGCCGAGATCGCCACGTCGCTGGTGATGGTCCTCAACGAACTCCTGCTCAACGCCGTCGAACACGGCTTCCCGGCGGACGAGGCGGCGGTGGGCGGGCCCGACGGAACGGTCCCGGCCGGCGGCGGCACGACGGCGGGACCCGGCGAGCCCGCGGTGGCGGGCGAGCCCGCGGTACCGGTCGTGCCCTCGGCGTCGGCCACGACGGACCTGCCGGTGCCCGAGGTGGTCGTCTCGGCGCACCGGTTCCGCAAGATGCTGCACGTGTCGGTGGCGGACAACGGGCGCGGCCTGCCCCCGGACTTCGACCCCGAGCGCGGCGGCAACCTCGGCCTCCAGATCGTCCGGGCGCTGGTCACCGGCGAGCTGCGCGGCACGATCGAGCTGCGGAACAGCGCCAGCGGCGGCACCGAGGCGATGCTCGTCGTCCCGCTGTCGCGCGGCACCGGCGCCTGA
- a CDS encoding SIS domain-containing protein: MAADIDEQPAGYVRLLSAEQAGAIARVAAVIAERRPRHVVFTARGTSDHAALYGAYLTEIRLGLPAGLASPSAVTVYGARPDLSDALVVGVSQSGGSPDLTEVLRTARASGALTLAVTNAPDSPLADAAELSVDIAAGHERAVAATKTYTAELLALLMLVEGIRAGDGALPADERAALDALPELAARTLADETPTQLAPRYRFAAQLVTTGRGYAYPTAREAALKLMETSYLPALAFSGADLLHGPLAMTDPDVPVLAVVGSGPGGRSMGEVLPRLGERRADVVVVGSADVPGATRMAVPEVDERYAPLLDILPLQRLALALAIARGEDPDAPRGLKKVTATM; the protein is encoded by the coding sequence ATGGCCGCCGACATCGACGAGCAGCCGGCGGGGTACGTGCGACTGCTCTCCGCCGAGCAGGCCGGTGCGATCGCCCGGGTCGCCGCCGTCATCGCCGAACGTCGCCCCCGGCACGTGGTGTTCACCGCCCGCGGCACCTCCGACCACGCCGCGCTCTACGGCGCGTACCTCACCGAGATCCGCCTCGGCCTTCCCGCCGGGCTCGCCTCGCCCAGCGCGGTCACCGTGTACGGCGCGCGGCCGGACCTGTCCGACGCGCTCGTGGTGGGCGTGAGCCAGAGCGGCGGCTCCCCGGACCTCACCGAGGTGCTGCGGACCGCCCGCGCCTCCGGGGCGCTCACCCTCGCGGTCACCAACGCGCCCGACTCGCCACTGGCCGACGCCGCGGAGCTGAGTGTCGACATCGCCGCCGGGCACGAACGGGCGGTGGCCGCCACCAAGACCTACACCGCCGAACTGCTGGCCCTCCTGATGCTCGTGGAGGGAATCCGGGCCGGCGACGGCGCGCTCCCCGCCGACGAGCGGGCGGCCCTCGACGCGCTCCCCGAACTGGCCGCCCGCACCCTCGCTGACGAGACCCCCACCCAGCTCGCCCCCCGGTACCGGTTCGCCGCCCAGCTCGTCACGACCGGCCGGGGGTACGCGTACCCGACCGCCCGGGAGGCGGCGCTGAAGCTGATGGAGACGTCCTACCTGCCGGCGCTCGCCTTCTCGGGCGCCGATCTGCTGCACGGGCCGCTCGCCATGACCGACCCGGACGTGCCGGTGCTCGCCGTGGTCGGCTCGGGCCCCGGTGGCCGGTCGATGGGGGAGGTGCTGCCGCGGCTCGGCGAGCGGCGCGCCGACGTGGTCGTGGTCGGCTCGGCCGACGTCCCGGGCGCCACCCGGATGGCCGTGCCCGAGGTCGACGAGCGGTACGCCCCGCTGCTGGACATCCTGCCGCTGCAACGCCTCGCCCTGGCCCTCGCGATCGCCCGTGGCGAGGACCCGGACGCGCCCCGGGGGCTCAAGAAGGTCACCGCGACGATGTGA